One window of the Colletotrichum destructivum chromosome 4, complete sequence genome contains the following:
- a CDS encoding Putative prolyl 4-hydroxylase, alpha subunit, translating to MAVQKLVYTSLIVALLAVVYSASSRFANIPKAPFDNPCKRPPYTVRTLSYDPLIQHLENFITPQESRHLVAIAQPRFERSLAIRTDGRSVAAEERTSSTAYLPPDDPVVQCITSRASEFQGYVDTGMMEDLQVTRYLEGQQYTNHYDWAANPAARNQTTNRETTFFAVLDVDCASCGTRFPKISVDWALEDPKWCEFVDCAASTALTVRAVPGSAVFWRNLHADGAGDLRTLHAGLPAVGGKKIGLNIWTRREI from the exons ATGGCTGTCCAGAAACTTGTGTACACCTCATTGATCGTTGCTCTTCTTGCGGTTGTGTACTCGGCTAGTTCTCGATTCGCAAACATCCCGAAAGCTCCCTTCGACAACCCTTGTAAACGCCCGCCTTATACGGTCCGGACATTGTCTTACGACCCACTCATTCAACATCTCGAAAACTTCATCACACCCCAAGAATCTCGACACCTGGTCGCCATTGC GCAACCTAGGTTCGAGCGGTCTCTTGCCATCAGAACGGACGGGCGATCTGTGGCCGCCGAAGAGAGGACGAGCTCCACCGCTTACCTGCCGCCAGACGACCCTGTCGTTCAATGTATCACGTCCAGGGCTTCCGAGTTCCAGGGATACGTGGATACTGGCATGATGGAAGACCTCCAAGTCACGCGGTATCTGGAGGGACAACAGTACACGAATCACTATGACTGGGCAGCCAACCCTGCCGCGAGAAACCAGACGACAAACCGGGAAACAACTTTCtttgccgtcctcgatgtCGACTGTGCCAGCTGCGGGACCAGGTTCCCCAAGATCTCGGTCGACTGGGCTCTCGAAGACCCAAAGTGGTGCGAGTTCGTTGATTGCGCGGCTTCTACGGCGCTGACCGTTCGGGCGGTTCCCGGGAGTGCTGTCTTTTGGCGCAACCTTCacgccgacggagccggtGACTTGCGAACGCTGCATGCCGGCTTACCTGCGGTGGGAGGCAAGAAGATTGGGTTAAACATCTGGACCCGTCGGGAGATTTAG
- a CDS encoding Putative mycotoxin biosynthesis protein UstYa: MENSKLLGPSSLGGDARYTEEFVGRVGRKPSFTRVQILRCFMELLLIILLAATFAVLLKEGSQRNQILDSHVFRAGSDYNHFVPHDVSSRGVPKPSGPDAYQVTAEAFHDRGTLNQTLASWQTLSHGFVRATPYDGSGAQKPFAGGLFEIAAFHQIHCLKSILEDFGLLAAGVPKSQLPGYSSGVTLTWEEHKAHCFNYVRQALMCFADSTAEGHMDKDPHRVADRGVMHVCNDFDSLLAWSRQPERALPSDWRITD; encoded by the exons ATGGAGAACAGCAAGCTACTTGGCCCTTCCTCTTTAGGCGGCGATGCGAGATACACGGAAGAATTCGTTGGCAGAGTAGGCCGGAAACCCAGCTTCACTCGGGTTCAGATCTTGCGATGCTTTATGGAACTCTTGCTCATTATCCTCCTCGCTGCCACGTTTGCTGTCCTTCTCAAAGAGGGCAGCCAGAGGAATCAGATCTTGGACTCTCATGTCTTCCGCGCCGGGAGCGATTATAATCATTTCGTGCCCCATG ATGTCAGCTCAAGGGGGGTCCCGAAACCATCAGGGCCCGATGCCTACCAGGTTACAGCCGAGGCTTTCCACGATCGTGGAACGTTGAATCAGACACTCGCGTCTTGGCAGACGCTCTCCCATG GATTTGTCCGAGCCACGCCCTATGACGGTAGCGGGGCCCAGAAGCCCTTTGCAGGAGGTCTATTTGAAATTGCCGCCTTTCATCAAATACACTGTCTG AAATCCATCCTAGAAGACTTTGgtctccttgccgccggtgTGCCCAAAAGCCAGCTGCCTGGCTACTCCAGCGGCGTCACGCTCACCTGGGAGGAGCACAAGGCGCATTGCTTCAACTACGTGCGGCAAGCTCTGATGTGCTTTGCCGACTccaccgccgagggccaCATGGACAAGGACCCCCATCGCGTAGCCGACCGTGGTGTTATGCACGTCTGCAATGACTTTGACTCGCTGCTGGCATGGTCGCGGCAGCCAGAACGAGCGCTACCCAGTGACTGGAGGATCACGGATTAA